Proteins from a genomic interval of Dunckerocampus dactyliophorus isolate RoL2022-P2 chromosome 5, RoL_Ddac_1.1, whole genome shotgun sequence:
- the kif21a gene encoding kinesin-like protein KIF21A isoform X6 — MTTGQDESSVRVALRIRPQLAREKIEGCHICTYVMPGEPQVILGKDKAFTYDYVFDMDSQQDAIYGTCTEKLIEGCFEGYNATVFAYGQTGSGKTYTMGTGFDVNIADDELGIIPRAVHHLFKGIEERRQAAQEQGRPMPEFKINAQFLELYNEEVLDLFDSTRDMKQKSHVKIHEDANGGIYTVGVTTRTVSSEAEMMQCLKLGALSRTTASTQMNVQSSRSHAIFTIHLCQVRVCASDNHEDEADNRVSNGNGDMDEYETLTAKFHFVDLAGSERLKRTGATGDRAKEGISINCGLLALGNVISALGDRSKRSSHVPYRDSKLTRLLQDSLGGNSQTVMIACISPSDRDFMETLNTLKYANRARNIKNKVMVNQDKASQQISALRTEIARLQMELMEYKTGKRLAGEDGVESFSDMFHENAMLQTENSNLRVRVKAMQETIDAQRARLTQLLSDQANQALARAGEGGSEEIGNMIQSYIKEIEDLRAKLLESEAVNENLRKNLSRASNRQSFYAGSMLAPEKETSDIIELAKKDLEKLKKREKKKKKSVCKEDVPDNEQEKEKENAERVNDDTEMEAQEASDHDEGEDEDEDEDEDMDVEESSDDTDSESDEKEDFQADLANITCEIAIKQKLIDELENSQRRLHTLKQQYEQKLMMLQCKIRDTQLERDRVLHNMSSVETGSDDKARKIKMEYEKKLSLMNKELQKLQSAQKEHARLLKNQSQYEKQLRKLQSDVAEMKKTKVRLMKQMKEQQEKNRMNESRRNREIATLKKDQRKQEHQLKLLEAQRRQQELILRRKTEEVTALRRQVRPTSGKVVRKINLSDSIQESSHRPPSGRLYSGHTAPNGTRSSPRRTGSIYSTRMARNKWQSLERRVSDVIMQRMTISNMENDMNRLLKQREELTKRKEKVVKKRDRLVKEGSETEKAALPLNEEVDALTANIDYINDSIADCQANIMQMEETKEEGDTVDVSAVIGSCTLVEARFLLDHFMSMAINKGLQAAQKESQVKVMEGRLKQTEITSATQNQLLFHMLKEKAEFNPELDALLGNALQELGNVSAENGDDSSSDESTASPSADGNTVPSDVMKICGDPKSRNKARRRTTTQMELLYANSDSAPDSHMGDFSGPMLPLAETPDGSGDMDTSGSSVRDFTALSPGFSSKMGSVGVINPVPATKSSRSASLQCVHVAEGHSKAVLCVDCTDDLLFTGSKDRTCKVWNLVTGQEIMSLAGHPNNVVSVRYSSSLVFTVSTSYIKVWDIRDSAKCIRTLCSSGQVNVGDVCVSTTSRTVTIPTGENQINQVALNPNGTVLYAAAGNSVRVWDLRRFASTGKLTGHQGPVMCLTVDQSGNNQDLVITGSKDHYVKLFDVTEGLLGSISPTHNFEPPHYDGIESLVVQGDIFFSGSRDNGIKKWDLDRKDLQQQVPNAHRDWVCALGLVPGSPALLSGCRGGVLKLWHTDTLAPLGELKGHDSPINGIATNSGHLFTASDDRTVKIWRARGGLDGTFEAVDNADEMASI, encoded by the exons GATCCGTCCTCAGCTGGCCCGGGAGAAGATTGAAGGATGTCACATATGCACTTACGTGATGCCAGGAGAGCCTCAGGTCATCCTGGGCAAGGACAAGGCCTTCACCTACGACTACGTTTTTGACATGGACTCCCAGCAGGATGCCATCTACGGCACCTGCACGGAGAAGCTGATTGAGGGCTGCTTCGAGGGCTACAATGCCACCGTCTTTGCATACGGACAG ACTGGTTCAGGGAAGACGTACACCATGGGCACGGGCTTTGACGTCAACATAGCAGACGACGAACTGGGCATCATCCCCCGCGCTGTCCACCACCTCTTCAAGGGAATAGAGGAGCGCCGGCAGGCCGCCCAGGAGCAGGGTCGCCCTATGCCCGAGTTTAAGATCAACGCTCAGTTCCTGGAG CTTTACAACGAGGAAGTTCTGGACCTCTTTGACTCCACGAGAGATATGAAGCAGAAGTCTCACGTCAAGATTCACGAGGACGCCAACGGAGGCATCTACACTGTGGGCGTGACCACACGCACAGTGTCCTCAGAGGCTGAG ATGATGCAGTGCCTCAAGCTGGGCGCTTTGTCTCGTACCACCGCCAGCACCCAGATGAACGTCCAGAGCTCCAGATCCCACGCCATCTTTACCATCCACCTGTGCCAAGTCCGCGTCTGTGCCTCTGACAAT CATGAAGATGAAGCTGACAACAGGGTCTCCAACGGCAACGGCGACATGGATGAGTATGAGACTCTGACAGCAAAGTTTCACTTTGTGGACTTGGCCGGCTCTGAAAGACTGAAGAGGACCGGTGCCACAGGAGACCGAGCCAAAGAGGGCATCTCCATCAACTGTGGACTG CTTGCTCTGGGCAATGTAATCAGCGCTTTGGGCGACCGGAGCAAGCGGTCGTCACACGTGCCTTACAGAGACTCCAAACTCACCCGGCTTCTGCAGGACTCATTAGGAGGAAACAG CCAAACAGTGATGATCGCGTGTATCAGCCCGTCCGACCGCGACTTCATGGAAACGCTCAACACGCTCAAGTATGCCAACCGAGCCAGGAACATCAAGAACAAGGTGATGGTGAACCAGGACAAGGCCAGCCAGCAGATCAGCGCCCTGAGGACGGAAATCGCTCGGCTGCAGATGGAGCTGATGGAGTACAAGACG GGTAAACGCTTGGCAGGCGAGGATGGCGTGGAGAGCTTCAGCGACATGTTCCACGAAAACGCCATGCTGCAGACGGAGAACAGCAACCTGAGGGTGAGAGTGAAGGCCATGCAGGAGACCATTGATGCTCAGAGAGCTCGACTCACCCAGTTGCTCAGCGACCAGGCCAACCAGGCTCTCGCCAGGGCCG GTGAAGGAGGCAGCGAGGAAATTGGCAACATGATCCAGAGTTACATCAAAGAGATTGAAGACCTTAG AGCCAAACTTCTGGAGAGCGAGGCGGTGAATGAGAACCTGCGGAAGAATTTGTCACGTGCCTCCAACCGCCAGTCGTTCTACGCAGGCTCCATGCTGGCACCCGAGAAGGAGACATCAGACATCATTGAGCTGGCCAAGAAAGACCTGGAGAAACTGAAGAAgcgtgaaaaaaagaaaaagaaaag TGTCTGCAAGGAGGACGTCCCTGACAACGAGCAGGAAAAGGAGAAAGAGAATGCAGAGCGAGTAAATGACGACACAGAAATG GAGGCACAAGAGGCCAGTGACCACGACGAAGGAGAAGATGAAGACGAAGACGAGGACGAGGACATGGACGTAGAGGAGAGCTCCGATGACACCGACTCTGAGTCAGATGAGAAAG AGGACTTCCAGGCCGATTTGGCCAACATCACCTGCGAGATTGCCATCAAGCAGAAGTTGATTGACGAGCTGGAGAACAGCCAGCGACGCCTGCACACGCTCAAGCAGCAATACGAGCAGAAGCTGATGATGCTCCAGTGCAAGATCAGGGACACGCAGCTTGAGAGGGACCGGGTCCTTCATAACATGA GTTCAGTGGAGACTGGCTCGGATGACAAGGCCCGCAAGATCAAAATGGAGTATGAGAAGAAGCTGAGCCTCATGAACAAGGAGCTCCAGAAGCTCCAGTCGGCCCAGAAGGAGCATGCGCGCCTGCTGAAGAACCAATCACAGTACGAGAAGCAGCTCCGGAAGCTTCAGTCGGACGTGGCTGAAATGAAGAAGACCAAG GTTCGCCTCATGAAGCAGATGAAGGAGCAGCAGGAGAAAAACAGGATGAATGAATCACGCAGAAACCGAGAGATTGCCACCTTGAAGAAAGACCAGCGCAAACAGGAG CACCAACTGAAGCTGCTGGAGGCACAGAGACGGCAACAGGAGCTCATCCTGAGGAGGAAAACTGAGGAG GTGACTGCACTGAGGAGACAGGTCAGACCCACCTCAGGGAAGGTCGTCAGGAAAATCAACCTTTCAGATTCCATCCAGGAGTCGTCTCACCGCCCTCCCTCCGGACGCCTGTACTCTGGTCACACTGCTCCCAACGGCACTCG GTCCTCCCCGAGACGGACCGGCAGCATTTACTCCACAAGGATGGCCCGCAACAAGTGGCAGTCTCTGGAGCGACGTGTCTCTGACGTCATCATGCAGAGGATGACCATCTCCAACATGGAGAACGATATGAACCGCCTTCTCAAG CAACGGGAAGAGCTGACCAAGCGTAAGGAAAAGGTCGTCAAGAAGCGGGACCGTCTGGTCAAAGAGGGGTCCGAAACAGAAAAGGCGGCGCTTCCCCTGAACGAGGAAGTGGACGCCCTGACCGCCAACATCGACTACATCAACGATAGCATTGCAGACTGTCAGGCCAACATCATGCAGATGGAGGAGACCAAG GAGGAGGGTGACACAGTGGACGTTTCTGCTGTGATTGGTTCATGTACCCTGGTGGAGGCTCGATTCCTGCTGGATCACTTCATGTCCATGGCTATAAACAAG GGTCTGCAGGCGGCCCAGAAGGAGTCtcaggtgaaggtgatggagggCAGGCTGAAGCAGACGGAGATCACCAGTGCCACACAGAACCAGCTGCTCTTCCACATGCTGAAGGAGAAGGCGGAGTTCAACCCAGAGCTGGACGCCCTGCTTGGCAACGCTCTGCAAG AGCTGGGTAACGTCTCAGCTG AAAACGGTGACGACAGCAGCAGCGACGAGTCAACCGCCAGCCCCTCTGCGGACGGAAA CACTGTACCATCAGATGTCATGAAGATCTGTGGCGACCCCAAGTCCAGGAACAAg GCTCGCAGGAGGACCACCACTCAGATGGAGCTCCTGTATGCCAACAGTGACTCCGCCCCTGACAGCCACATGGGCGACTTCTCCGGCCCCATGTTGCCGTTGGCAGAGACACCAGACGGCAGCGGGGACATGGACACGTCGGGTTCATCTGTCAGAGACTTCACGGCGCTCTCGCCAGGATTCTCCTCTAAAATGGGCAGCGT GGGCGTCATTAACCCGGTGCCGGCCACCAAGAGCAGTCGCTCAGCATCGCTGCAGTGTGTCCATGTGGCTGAAGGACACAGCAAGGCTGTCCTGTGTGTCGACTGCACCGATGACCTCCTCTTCACCGGATCCAAAG ACCGCACATGCAAGGTGTGGAACCTGGTGACGGGTCAGGAGATAATGTCGCTGGCCGGCCACCCCAACAACGTGGTGTCGGTGCGTTACAGCTCCAGTCTGGTCTTCACCGTCTCCACCTCCTACATCAAAGTCTGGGACATCCGAGACTCGGCCAAGTGCATCCGAACGCTCTG CTCCTCGGGTCAGGTTAACGTCGGCGACGTCTGCGTGTCCACAACCAGCCGTACCGTCACTATCCCGACAGGAGAGAACCAGATCAACCAGGTCGCGCTGAACCCCAACGGCACCGTCCTGTATGCTGCAGCAGGAAACTCTGTCAGGGTCTGGGATCTACGAAG GTTTGCATCCACTGGTAAGCTGACTGGTCACCAAGGTCCTGTTATGTGTTTGACTGTGGATCAGTCAGGGAACAACCAAGACCTGGTCATCACCGGCTCCAAAGACCATTACGTCAAG CTCTTTGACGTGACCGAGGGCTTGCTGGGAAGCATCAGCCCAACACACAACTTTGAACCACCGCACTACGACGGTATAGAGTCACTGGTTGTCCAGGGGGACATCTTCTTCAGCGGCTCTCGGGACAATGGCATCAAGAAGTGGGACCTGGACCGCAAAGACCTGCAACAG CAAGTCCCGAATGCCCACCGTGACTGGGTGTGCGCCCTAGGTTTGGTGCCCGGCTCGCCGGCCCTCCTAAGCGGCTGCAGAGGCGGGGTGCTCAAACTGTGGCACACGGACACTCTGGCCCCACTGGGCGAGCTCAAAGGTCACGACAGCCCCATCAACGGCATCGCCACCAACAGCGGACACCTGTTCACTGCCTCTGA CGACCGCACAGTGAAGATCTGGCGGGCCCGAGGAGGACTGGACGGCACCTTTGAGGCGGTAGACAATGCAGATGAGATGGCCAGTATTTGA
- the kif21a gene encoding kinesin-like protein KIF21A isoform X5, whose translation MTTGQDESSVRVALRIRPQLAREKIEGCHICTYVMPGEPQVILGKDKAFTYDYVFDMDSQQDAIYGTCTEKLIEGCFEGYNATVFAYGQTGSGKTYTMGTGFDVNIADDELGIIPRAVHHLFKGIEERRQAAQEQGRPMPEFKINAQFLELYNEEVLDLFDSTRDMKQKSHVKIHEDANGGIYTVGVTTRTVSSEAEMMQCLKLGALSRTTASTQMNVQSSRSHAIFTIHLCQVRVCASDNHEDEADNRVSNGNGDMDEYETLTAKFHFVDLAGSERLKRTGATGDRAKEGISINCGLLALGNVISALGDRSKRSSHVPYRDSKLTRLLQDSLGGNSQTVMIACISPSDRDFMETLNTLKYANRARNIKNKVMVNQDKASQQISALRTEIARLQMELMEYKTGKRLAGEDGVESFSDMFHENAMLQTENSNLRVRVKAMQETIDAQRARLTQLLSDQANQALARAGEGGSEEIGNMIQSYIKEIEDLRAKLLESEAVNENLRKNLSRASNRQSFYAGSMLAPEKETSDIIELAKKDLEKLKKREKKKKKRLHQLLEEREREEVVEEVEDVSVCKEDVPDNEQEKEKENAERVNDDTEMEAQEASDHDEGEDEDEDEDEDMDVEESSDDTDSESDEKEDFQADLANITCEIAIKQKLIDELENSQRRLHTLKQQYEQKLMMLQCKIRDTQLERDRVLHNMSSVETGSDDKARKIKMEYEKKLSLMNKELQKLQSAQKEHARLLKNQSQYEKQLRKLQSDVAEMKKTKVRLMKQMKEQQEKNRMNESRRNREIATLKKDQRKQEHQLKLLEAQRRQQELILRRKTEEVTALRRQVRPTSGKVVRKINLSDSIQESSHRPPSGRLYSGHTAPNGTRSSPRRTGSIYSTRMARNKWQSLERRVSDVIMQRMTISNMENDMNRLLKQREELTKRKEKVVKKRDRLVKEGSETEKAALPLNEEVDALTANIDYINDSIADCQANIMQMEETKEEGDTVDVSAVIGSCTLVEARFLLDHFMSMAINKGLQAAQKESQVKVMEGRLKQTEITSATQNQLLFHMLKEKAEFNPELDALLGNALQELGNVSAENGDDSSSDESTASPSADGNTVPSDVMKICGDPKSRNKARRRTTTQMELLYANSDSAPDSHMGDFSGPMLPLAETPDGSGDMDTSGSSVRDFTALSPGFSSKMGSVGVINPVPATKSSRSASLQCVHVAEGHSKAVLCVDCTDDLLFTGSKDRTCKVWNLVTGQEIMSLAGHPNNVVSVRYSSSLVFTVSTSYIKVWDIRDSAKCIRTLCSSGQVNVGDVCVSTTSRTVTIPTGENQINQVALNPNGTVLYAAAGNSVRVWDLRRFASTGKLTGHQGPVMCLTVDQSGNNQDLVITGSKDHYVKLFDVTEGLLGSISPTHNFEPPHYDGIESLVVQGDIFFSGSRDNGIKKWDLDRKDLQQQVPNAHRDWVCALGLVPGSPALLSGCRGGVLKLWHTDTLAPLGELKGHDSPINGIATNSGHLFTASDDRTVKIWRARGGLDGTFEAVDNADEMASI comes from the exons GATCCGTCCTCAGCTGGCCCGGGAGAAGATTGAAGGATGTCACATATGCACTTACGTGATGCCAGGAGAGCCTCAGGTCATCCTGGGCAAGGACAAGGCCTTCACCTACGACTACGTTTTTGACATGGACTCCCAGCAGGATGCCATCTACGGCACCTGCACGGAGAAGCTGATTGAGGGCTGCTTCGAGGGCTACAATGCCACCGTCTTTGCATACGGACAG ACTGGTTCAGGGAAGACGTACACCATGGGCACGGGCTTTGACGTCAACATAGCAGACGACGAACTGGGCATCATCCCCCGCGCTGTCCACCACCTCTTCAAGGGAATAGAGGAGCGCCGGCAGGCCGCCCAGGAGCAGGGTCGCCCTATGCCCGAGTTTAAGATCAACGCTCAGTTCCTGGAG CTTTACAACGAGGAAGTTCTGGACCTCTTTGACTCCACGAGAGATATGAAGCAGAAGTCTCACGTCAAGATTCACGAGGACGCCAACGGAGGCATCTACACTGTGGGCGTGACCACACGCACAGTGTCCTCAGAGGCTGAG ATGATGCAGTGCCTCAAGCTGGGCGCTTTGTCTCGTACCACCGCCAGCACCCAGATGAACGTCCAGAGCTCCAGATCCCACGCCATCTTTACCATCCACCTGTGCCAAGTCCGCGTCTGTGCCTCTGACAAT CATGAAGATGAAGCTGACAACAGGGTCTCCAACGGCAACGGCGACATGGATGAGTATGAGACTCTGACAGCAAAGTTTCACTTTGTGGACTTGGCCGGCTCTGAAAGACTGAAGAGGACCGGTGCCACAGGAGACCGAGCCAAAGAGGGCATCTCCATCAACTGTGGACTG CTTGCTCTGGGCAATGTAATCAGCGCTTTGGGCGACCGGAGCAAGCGGTCGTCACACGTGCCTTACAGAGACTCCAAACTCACCCGGCTTCTGCAGGACTCATTAGGAGGAAACAG CCAAACAGTGATGATCGCGTGTATCAGCCCGTCCGACCGCGACTTCATGGAAACGCTCAACACGCTCAAGTATGCCAACCGAGCCAGGAACATCAAGAACAAGGTGATGGTGAACCAGGACAAGGCCAGCCAGCAGATCAGCGCCCTGAGGACGGAAATCGCTCGGCTGCAGATGGAGCTGATGGAGTACAAGACG GGTAAACGCTTGGCAGGCGAGGATGGCGTGGAGAGCTTCAGCGACATGTTCCACGAAAACGCCATGCTGCAGACGGAGAACAGCAACCTGAGGGTGAGAGTGAAGGCCATGCAGGAGACCATTGATGCTCAGAGAGCTCGACTCACCCAGTTGCTCAGCGACCAGGCCAACCAGGCTCTCGCCAGGGCCG GTGAAGGAGGCAGCGAGGAAATTGGCAACATGATCCAGAGTTACATCAAAGAGATTGAAGACCTTAG AGCCAAACTTCTGGAGAGCGAGGCGGTGAATGAGAACCTGCGGAAGAATTTGTCACGTGCCTCCAACCGCCAGTCGTTCTACGCAGGCTCCATGCTGGCACCCGAGAAGGAGACATCAGACATCATTGAGCTGGCCAAGAAAGACCTGGAGAAACTGAAGAAgcgtgaaaaaaagaaaaagaaaag ACTCCATCAGCTGTTGGAGgagcgagagagggaggagGTGGTAGAGGAGGTTGAGGACGTCAG TGTCTGCAAGGAGGACGTCCCTGACAACGAGCAGGAAAAGGAGAAAGAGAATGCAGAGCGAGTAAATGACGACACAGAAATG GAGGCACAAGAGGCCAGTGACCACGACGAAGGAGAAGATGAAGACGAAGACGAGGACGAGGACATGGACGTAGAGGAGAGCTCCGATGACACCGACTCTGAGTCAGATGAGAAAG AGGACTTCCAGGCCGATTTGGCCAACATCACCTGCGAGATTGCCATCAAGCAGAAGTTGATTGACGAGCTGGAGAACAGCCAGCGACGCCTGCACACGCTCAAGCAGCAATACGAGCAGAAGCTGATGATGCTCCAGTGCAAGATCAGGGACACGCAGCTTGAGAGGGACCGGGTCCTTCATAACATGA GTTCAGTGGAGACTGGCTCGGATGACAAGGCCCGCAAGATCAAAATGGAGTATGAGAAGAAGCTGAGCCTCATGAACAAGGAGCTCCAGAAGCTCCAGTCGGCCCAGAAGGAGCATGCGCGCCTGCTGAAGAACCAATCACAGTACGAGAAGCAGCTCCGGAAGCTTCAGTCGGACGTGGCTGAAATGAAGAAGACCAAG GTTCGCCTCATGAAGCAGATGAAGGAGCAGCAGGAGAAAAACAGGATGAATGAATCACGCAGAAACCGAGAGATTGCCACCTTGAAGAAAGACCAGCGCAAACAGGAG CACCAACTGAAGCTGCTGGAGGCACAGAGACGGCAACAGGAGCTCATCCTGAGGAGGAAAACTGAGGAG GTGACTGCACTGAGGAGACAGGTCAGACCCACCTCAGGGAAGGTCGTCAGGAAAATCAACCTTTCAGATTCCATCCAGGAGTCGTCTCACCGCCCTCCCTCCGGACGCCTGTACTCTGGTCACACTGCTCCCAACGGCACTCG GTCCTCCCCGAGACGGACCGGCAGCATTTACTCCACAAGGATGGCCCGCAACAAGTGGCAGTCTCTGGAGCGACGTGTCTCTGACGTCATCATGCAGAGGATGACCATCTCCAACATGGAGAACGATATGAACCGCCTTCTCAAG CAACGGGAAGAGCTGACCAAGCGTAAGGAAAAGGTCGTCAAGAAGCGGGACCGTCTGGTCAAAGAGGGGTCCGAAACAGAAAAGGCGGCGCTTCCCCTGAACGAGGAAGTGGACGCCCTGACCGCCAACATCGACTACATCAACGATAGCATTGCAGACTGTCAGGCCAACATCATGCAGATGGAGGAGACCAAG GAGGAGGGTGACACAGTGGACGTTTCTGCTGTGATTGGTTCATGTACCCTGGTGGAGGCTCGATTCCTGCTGGATCACTTCATGTCCATGGCTATAAACAAG GGTCTGCAGGCGGCCCAGAAGGAGTCtcaggtgaaggtgatggagggCAGGCTGAAGCAGACGGAGATCACCAGTGCCACACAGAACCAGCTGCTCTTCCACATGCTGAAGGAGAAGGCGGAGTTCAACCCAGAGCTGGACGCCCTGCTTGGCAACGCTCTGCAAG AGCTGGGTAACGTCTCAGCTG AAAACGGTGACGACAGCAGCAGCGACGAGTCAACCGCCAGCCCCTCTGCGGACGGAAA CACTGTACCATCAGATGTCATGAAGATCTGTGGCGACCCCAAGTCCAGGAACAAg GCTCGCAGGAGGACCACCACTCAGATGGAGCTCCTGTATGCCAACAGTGACTCCGCCCCTGACAGCCACATGGGCGACTTCTCCGGCCCCATGTTGCCGTTGGCAGAGACACCAGACGGCAGCGGGGACATGGACACGTCGGGTTCATCTGTCAGAGACTTCACGGCGCTCTCGCCAGGATTCTCCTCTAAAATGGGCAGCGT GGGCGTCATTAACCCGGTGCCGGCCACCAAGAGCAGTCGCTCAGCATCGCTGCAGTGTGTCCATGTGGCTGAAGGACACAGCAAGGCTGTCCTGTGTGTCGACTGCACCGATGACCTCCTCTTCACCGGATCCAAAG ACCGCACATGCAAGGTGTGGAACCTGGTGACGGGTCAGGAGATAATGTCGCTGGCCGGCCACCCCAACAACGTGGTGTCGGTGCGTTACAGCTCCAGTCTGGTCTTCACCGTCTCCACCTCCTACATCAAAGTCTGGGACATCCGAGACTCGGCCAAGTGCATCCGAACGCTCTG CTCCTCGGGTCAGGTTAACGTCGGCGACGTCTGCGTGTCCACAACCAGCCGTACCGTCACTATCCCGACAGGAGAGAACCAGATCAACCAGGTCGCGCTGAACCCCAACGGCACCGTCCTGTATGCTGCAGCAGGAAACTCTGTCAGGGTCTGGGATCTACGAAG GTTTGCATCCACTGGTAAGCTGACTGGTCACCAAGGTCCTGTTATGTGTTTGACTGTGGATCAGTCAGGGAACAACCAAGACCTGGTCATCACCGGCTCCAAAGACCATTACGTCAAG CTCTTTGACGTGACCGAGGGCTTGCTGGGAAGCATCAGCCCAACACACAACTTTGAACCACCGCACTACGACGGTATAGAGTCACTGGTTGTCCAGGGGGACATCTTCTTCAGCGGCTCTCGGGACAATGGCATCAAGAAGTGGGACCTGGACCGCAAAGACCTGCAACAG CAAGTCCCGAATGCCCACCGTGACTGGGTGTGCGCCCTAGGTTTGGTGCCCGGCTCGCCGGCCCTCCTAAGCGGCTGCAGAGGCGGGGTGCTCAAACTGTGGCACACGGACACTCTGGCCCCACTGGGCGAGCTCAAAGGTCACGACAGCCCCATCAACGGCATCGCCACCAACAGCGGACACCTGTTCACTGCCTCTGA CGACCGCACAGTGAAGATCTGGCGGGCCCGAGGAGGACTGGACGGCACCTTTGAGGCGGTAGACAATGCAGATGAGATGGCCAGTATTTGA